The Fibrobacter sp. UWB5 genome has a window encoding:
- the sstT gene encoding serine/threonine transporter SstT — protein MKLNALVNKYNSANLVLRIAISIVVGALLGVFLPSQKWISEFGVLFVGALKAVAPVLVFILIICSLANGKSRLDRRFVRVVALYLVGTLLASFVAVGSSIMFPQNLELNVSADVSTVPTDIYEILHNLLVNAVSNPFASISDANYIGILVWAAFMGFAIKKIASPVTFTVLQDVSNAVSMVVRWIINLAPLGIMGIMYTSVSTNGIGIFKTYGSLILVLVGTMLFVMLVVVPALVGLVLRHDPYPLVLKCLKSSAVTAFFTRSSAANIPVNMALCKRLGLDREFYSVSIPLGATINMSGAAITITVMALATVHTLGVPVTLTSTLIVCLLATIGACGTSGVAGGSLLLIPLACAPFGISTDIAMQVVAIGFIIGVIQDSMETALNSTTDAIFTATAEYAAWRKQGKPLPKELFHEHKAEEHESEDHETEEHDA, from the coding sequence ATGAAATTAAACGCATTGGTCAATAAATATAATAGTGCGAACTTGGTGCTCCGCATCGCAATTTCGATTGTGGTGGGTGCGCTCTTGGGCGTGTTTCTGCCGTCGCAAAAATGGATTTCCGAATTCGGCGTGCTCTTTGTAGGCGCGCTTAAGGCCGTGGCGCCGGTACTGGTGTTCATTTTGATTATCTGTTCCCTTGCCAATGGCAAGTCCCGCTTGGACCGTCGTTTTGTCCGCGTGGTTGCCCTATACCTGGTGGGTACGCTGCTAGCGTCCTTTGTCGCCGTGGGGTCGAGCATCATGTTCCCGCAGAATCTAGAGTTGAATGTGTCGGCCGACGTTTCGACCGTGCCGACCGATATTTACGAAATCTTGCATAATTTGTTGGTGAATGCGGTGTCGAATCCGTTTGCGTCTATTTCCGATGCGAACTATATCGGTATTCTGGTTTGGGCTGCCTTTATGGGTTTTGCTATCAAGAAGATTGCAAGTCCGGTGACGTTTACCGTGCTGCAGGATGTGTCGAATGCGGTTTCGATGGTGGTTCGCTGGATTATCAATTTGGCCCCGCTCGGTATCATGGGTATTATGTATACCTCGGTTTCTACGAACGGAATCGGAATTTTCAAGACTTATGGTTCGCTCATTCTGGTTCTGGTGGGAACCATGCTTTTCGTGATGCTTGTTGTGGTGCCGGCTCTTGTAGGACTTGTGTTGCGGCATGACCCGTATCCGCTGGTGCTCAAGTGCCTCAAGAGCAGTGCCGTTACGGCCTTCTTTACCCGCAGTTCCGCCGCGAACATTCCCGTGAACATGGCGCTTTGTAAAAGGCTCGGGCTCGACCGCGAATTTTATTCTGTGTCTATTCCGCTGGGTGCTACCATCAATATGAGCGGCGCGGCGATTACCATTACGGTGATGGCGCTTGCTACGGTGCATACCCTCGGAGTGCCGGTCACATTAACCTCGACTTTGATCGTTTGCTTGCTTGCAACCATTGGCGCCTGCGGTACTAGCGGTGTGGCGGGCGGTTCGCTCCTCTTGATTCCTCTGGCATGCGCTCCCTTCGGCATTTCGACCGACATTGCCATGCAGGTGGTGGCGATCGGCTTTATCATCGGCGTGATTCAAGACAGTATGGAAACGGCCCTGAACTCAACGACGGATGCCATCTTCACGGCGACAGCCGAATACGCCGCCTGGCGTAAGCAGGGCAAGCCCTTGCCCAAGGAATTGTTCCACGAGCATAAGGCCGAAGAACATGAATCTGAGGATCACGAAACCGAAGAACATGATGCATAA
- a CDS encoding LamG domain-containing protein: MDTLFKYASGVALAIFAIGLSSCSKTENVAGGVTDIGNSVAQGIVVTEANQPVARARVVAYYDNWDKTSIEDSVVVEADNNGIFSLKFDSTRSVVIYAENGSESGLSRIQKGGDALVMVGHPRRLESRVAKAKSGYMRIVGRSDVAAVKSDGSFAFDAMPVGEISLVYVESDQSQARLNFMTAVAGDTLKIPSLENKNEGWLTISDYHYYSGAAYGGIMVNVPDGISVPQDTATPEPVVPDTTAKDTTAVDTTEELAISLNLHMDGSDSVAKVYNNDGSVADSVNYVEGVSGKGILLKVGQFVEVGDIDPCAGDFTMSAWTKWSGYRGDGIYQLLFAEREDWMTGLSRFQLQYEFMTSSFVAVGDGMDLSGYGYAWLAKGNVERGGTLPMNEWSLLVLVNEGGKLYFYINGELVSNKAGVPFTPKEVAAPLPFRIGGSEVPNDTWNGAIDEVKIESVARSAEWVKAEYEKYAK; the protein is encoded by the coding sequence ATGGATACTTTGTTCAAATATGCCTCTGGTGTGGCTTTAGCCATTTTTGCTATTGGTCTGAGTTCCTGCTCCAAGACAGAGAATGTTGCCGGTGGCGTGACTGATATTGGTAACTCCGTTGCGCAGGGCATTGTGGTGACCGAGGCGAACCAGCCTGTGGCCCGCGCCCGCGTGGTGGCTTATTACGACAACTGGGATAAGACCTCCATCGAAGATTCCGTGGTGGTGGAAGCCGACAACAACGGCATTTTCAGCTTGAAGTTTGACAGCACGCGCTCTGTGGTGATTTATGCCGAAAACGGTTCTGAATCCGGCCTTTCCCGCATTCAGAAAGGTGGCGATGCCCTTGTGATGGTGGGTCACCCGCGCAGACTTGAAAGTCGCGTCGCCAAGGCCAAGTCCGGCTACATGCGCATTGTGGGCCGTAGCGATGTCGCGGCCGTCAAGTCCGATGGTTCGTTTGCATTCGACGCGATGCCCGTGGGCGAAATCTCGCTGGTGTATGTGGAAAGCGATCAGTCGCAGGCCCGTTTAAACTTCATGACGGCTGTCGCGGGCGACACGCTCAAGATTCCGTCTCTCGAAAACAAGAACGAGGGCTGGCTCACGATTTCGGATTACCACTACTATAGTGGCGCCGCTTACGGTGGCATTATGGTGAATGTGCCCGATGGTATTTCTGTTCCGCAGGATACCGCTACGCCGGAACCGGTGGTGCCTGACACCACTGCAAAAGATACTACCGCTGTCGATACCACGGAAGAACTTGCGATATCCTTGAACCTCCACATGGATGGCTCCGATAGCGTAGCTAAGGTCTATAACAATGACGGCTCGGTCGCCGATTCCGTGAACTACGTGGAAGGTGTGTCGGGCAAGGGCATTCTGCTCAAGGTCGGTCAGTTCGTCGAAGTGGGTGATATTGACCCCTGTGCAGGTGACTTTACCATGAGCGCATGGACCAAGTGGAGCGGTTACCGTGGCGATGGCATTTACCAGCTCCTCTTTGCAGAACGTGAAGACTGGATGACCGGATTGTCCAGGTTCCAGCTGCAGTATGAATTTATGACGAGTTCCTTTGTTGCCGTGGGCGATGGCATGGACTTGTCGGGCTATGGCTATGCATGGCTTGCCAAGGGCAATGTCGAACGTGGTGGCACGCTGCCTATGAATGAATGGTCGCTGCTGGTGCTCGTTAACGAAGGTGGCAAACTGTACTTCTACATTAACGGCGAACTCGTGAGCAACAAGGCCGGTGTCCCGTTTACGCCCAAGGAAGTTGCAGCCCCGCTGCCGTTCCGTATTGGTGGTTCCGAAGTGCCGAACGACACTTGGAATGGCGCCATCGACGAAGTCAAGATTGAATCGGTCGCCCGCTCCGCTGAATGGGTCAAAGCCGAATACGAAAAATACGCAAAATAG
- a CDS encoding DNA topoisomerase III gives MATTTKKATKTAATKTTAAKKTTKAVKAPVEGKTLIIAEKPSVALDLVRVLGQKSFKNEKTHYESDTTIVSHAIGHLVEIADPKEIDEKYKKWEMSTLPMLPKEFPLVATPATKGQLSALSKLIKRKDVTTIVNACDAGREGELIFFYILQYVLKGKFTGKTIKRLWMQSMTPAAIKEAFENMRDGSEMENLKAAALCRSEADWLIGMNGSRGLTAYNSSMGGFQVTPCGRVQTPTLAIIVNREEERLQFVPQKFWTVEAEFDNDGSHYPGKWFTTSKEDGKDKVKQIFDEKKVKEILKKCKGKAGTVEETSAPSLQKCGPLYDLTTLQREANNRFGFSAKTTLSIAQALYERHKATTYPRTDSRCLPEDYVAPVKATLGKIEGPLAKFAETALKNNWVVKTPKVFDNSKISDHFAIIPTGVMPSGLTEAEQKIFTMICQRFIAVFFPPAKYENTTRITTVEGETFLTEGKVLVDPGFKAVYGKDSDDESSIPALKGKSAKTVALEEKEDFTKPPAHYTESTLLSMMESAGKLVEDEELRDAMKERGLGTPATRAAIIEKLVSDKYVVRDGKDMIPTAKAFDLIKVLKAMDIEALTSPELTGNWEYKMEQIEKGKETREKFMEGIVDMTRTMVKNIKGFKEESTTGEAPFSPVNGKKVFETVSRYTTEDGIVIRKMIGGKRLTPEEITELLTNRKIGPLTGFRSKRGAEFSAVVIINDENKIEFVFDEKPEEVEVGAEVGKSPVDGAAVYETMTGYVSDSYLKKEPSGITLPKILLGKEIPLEEIKKMLAGEKTTLLKGFRSNKTHRTFDAYLYLDKGGKLKFDFPPREFKPRRFGKKKAE, from the coding sequence ATGGCAACTACTACTAAAAAAGCAACAAAGACCGCAGCGACAAAGACTACCGCTGCAAAGAAAACAACGAAGGCGGTAAAAGCCCCGGTCGAAGGCAAGACTTTAATTATCGCCGAAAAACCGAGTGTGGCCCTGGACTTGGTCCGCGTGCTCGGCCAAAAGAGTTTCAAGAACGAAAAGACCCACTACGAAAGCGACACCACCATCGTGAGCCATGCCATCGGCCACCTGGTCGAAATCGCCGACCCCAAGGAAATCGACGAGAAGTACAAGAAGTGGGAAATGAGCACGCTCCCCATGCTCCCCAAGGAATTCCCGCTGGTTGCCACACCGGCCACCAAGGGCCAGCTTTCCGCTCTTAGCAAGCTCATCAAGCGCAAGGACGTGACGACCATCGTGAACGCATGCGATGCGGGCCGCGAAGGTGAACTGATTTTCTTCTATATATTACAGTATGTGCTCAAGGGCAAGTTCACAGGCAAGACCATCAAGCGCCTGTGGATGCAGAGTATGACCCCGGCCGCCATCAAGGAAGCATTCGAAAACATGCGCGACGGCTCCGAAATGGAAAACCTGAAGGCCGCCGCCCTTTGCCGTAGCGAAGCCGACTGGCTCATTGGCATGAACGGAAGCCGCGGACTTACCGCCTACAACAGCAGCATGGGCGGATTCCAGGTGACCCCGTGCGGACGCGTGCAGACGCCGACGCTCGCCATCATTGTGAACCGCGAAGAAGAACGCCTGCAGTTTGTACCGCAAAAGTTCTGGACCGTGGAAGCCGAATTCGACAACGACGGCAGCCACTACCCCGGCAAGTGGTTCACCACCAGCAAGGAAGACGGCAAGGACAAGGTCAAGCAGATTTTTGACGAAAAGAAAGTCAAGGAAATCCTGAAAAAGTGCAAGGGCAAGGCCGGCACCGTGGAAGAAACCTCCGCCCCATCGCTCCAGAAATGCGGCCCGCTGTACGACTTGACGACCTTGCAGCGCGAAGCAAACAACCGCTTCGGCTTTAGCGCCAAGACCACCCTTTCAATTGCGCAGGCTCTGTACGAACGCCACAAGGCGACCACCTACCCGCGTACCGACAGCCGTTGCCTGCCCGAAGATTACGTGGCCCCGGTGAAGGCAACGCTTGGAAAGATTGAAGGTCCGCTCGCCAAATTCGCCGAGACCGCCCTCAAGAACAACTGGGTCGTGAAGACCCCCAAGGTGTTCGACAACTCCAAGATTTCGGACCACTTCGCCATCATCCCCACCGGTGTGATGCCCTCGGGCCTGACCGAAGCCGAACAGAAGATTTTCACGATGATTTGCCAGCGATTCATCGCAGTGTTCTTCCCGCCTGCCAAGTACGAAAACACCACCCGAATTACGACCGTTGAAGGCGAAACCTTCCTCACCGAAGGCAAGGTGCTGGTGGATCCGGGTTTCAAGGCCGTGTACGGCAAGGACAGCGACGACGAATCCAGCATCCCGGCCCTGAAGGGCAAGTCCGCCAAGACGGTCGCCCTCGAAGAAAAGGAAGACTTTACCAAGCCGCCTGCACACTACACCGAAAGCACGCTCCTTTCGATGATGGAAAGCGCCGGTAAGTTGGTGGAAGACGAAGAACTCCGCGACGCCATGAAGGAACGCGGACTTGGAACGCCGGCAACTCGCGCCGCCATTATCGAAAAGCTCGTCAGCGACAAGTACGTGGTTCGCGACGGCAAGGACATGATTCCGACCGCCAAGGCATTCGACCTCATCAAGGTGCTGAAGGCCATGGACATCGAAGCGCTCACCAGCCCGGAACTCACAGGTAACTGGGAATATAAAATGGAGCAAATCGAGAAGGGCAAGGAAACCCGCGAAAAGTTCATGGAAGGCATCGTCGACATGACGCGCACCATGGTCAAGAACATCAAGGGATTCAAGGAAGAAAGCACCACCGGCGAAGCTCCGTTTAGCCCCGTGAACGGCAAGAAGGTTTTCGAAACCGTGAGCCGCTACACCACCGAAGACGGCATCGTGATCCGCAAGATGATCGGCGGCAAGAGACTCACTCCCGAAGAAATCACCGAGCTCTTGACCAACAGGAAGATTGGCCCGCTTACCGGATTCCGCAGCAAGCGCGGTGCCGAATTCTCGGCAGTGGTGATTATCAACGACGAAAACAAGATTGAATTTGTATTCGACGAAAAGCCCGAAGAAGTAGAAGTCGGAGCCGAGGTCGGCAAGTCTCCTGTAGACGGCGCCGCCGTGTACGAAACCATGACCGGTTACGTGAGCGATTCTTACCTCAAAAAGGAACCCAGCGGCATTACGCTCCCGAAGATTCTCCTGGGCAAGGAAATTCCGCTGGAAGAAATCAAGAAGATGCTCGCCGGCGAAAAGACGACGCTCCTTAAGGGTTTCCGCAGCAACAAGACCCACCGCACCTTTGACGCATACCTTTATTTGGATAAAGGCGGCAAGCTCAAGTTCGACTTCCCGCCCCGTGAATTCAAACCGAGACGCTTTGGCAAGAAGAAAGCCGAGTAG
- the queF gene encoding preQ(1) synthase → MRSESELEGVTLLGNNKTQYKTTYSPEVLEKFPNKHPGNDYMVTFNCPEFTSLCPKTGQPDFAEIKINYIPDQYLVESKSLKLYMFSFRNHGDFHEDCVNIIMKDLVKLLDPKYIEVEGIFMPRGGISLYPFANYGKPGTEFEALAKSRLFTAIDRRH, encoded by the coding sequence ATGCGTTCAGAATCTGAACTCGAAGGCGTCACGTTGCTCGGCAACAACAAGACGCAATACAAGACCACCTACAGTCCCGAAGTCCTTGAAAAGTTCCCGAACAAGCATCCGGGTAACGACTACATGGTCACCTTCAACTGCCCGGAATTTACGAGCCTTTGCCCGAAAACCGGCCAGCCGGACTTTGCCGAAATCAAGATCAACTACATTCCGGACCAGTATCTGGTAGAATCCAAGTCCTTAAAGCTTTACATGTTCTCGTTCCGCAATCACGGAGACTTTCACGAAGACTGCGTGAACATCATCATGAAGGACTTGGTCAAGCTGCTTGACCCCAAGTACATCGAAGTCGAAGGCATCTTTATGCCCCGCGGCGGTATTTCGCTTTACCCGTTTGCCAACTACGGCAAACCGGGTACCGAATTCGAAGCGCTCGCCAAGAGCCGCCTGTTCACCGCAATCGACAGAAGACACTAA
- a CDS encoding Tex family protein, with protein sequence MDFSAIIAEELNLEVWRVAKALELMDQGGTIPFIARYRKDQTGTLNEIELRDISHRRDYLQELVDRKETILKSIEEQGKLTPELKAQIEACKDKTLLEDIYAPYKPKKRTRATAAKELGLEPLARLMWAQEETGNTAEQIALIYLSEEKGLADPKAALKGAADILAEEVADNTEFRQYLRNKMEKTGVMISKVKKDFEGQETKFKDYYDYSEQVSKIPSHRMLALRRGEKEKVLRLSIEVPNEEMIGYLKQQIIKGNTTWTPYLEAMCQDAWERLLQPSMESEVRLMLKDAAEEEAFKVFSKNLQDVLLAAPAGHKAVLALDPGFRTGCKVAVLDENGKFMDHGIIKPHEPWNDKAGAAVYLMGLIDKYKIDLIAIGNGTASRETDAFCAEMSAKFKGKVPPRVIVSEAGASVYSASMIAIQEFPKEDVTTRGAISIGRRLQDPLAELVKVDPQSIGVGQYQHDVNQRELKKRLDEVVESCVNMVGVDVNSASAPLLSHVAGLSNTLSEAIVKYREENGAYASREALKNVKGFGPKAFEQAAGFMRIPGAENPLDDSAVHPENYALVEKMAEKAGVSVKDMVGNAEAVKAINLEEFLSDEVGKATLDDIMKELQKPSRDPRKEFRYAKFDDKIRTIQDLITGSWMEGVVTNVANFGAFVDIGVHQDGLVHVSEISDKFVEDAKTVLTVGDIVKVRVVAVDVGQKRISLSMKQESTDGVAGAGANGPRGQRAGGNRGGFGGHGRDGRGNARPQGGIQGHATLADLKAKIAGKDRPGAAPKKTNAMPGKMSALLKNFKKGM encoded by the coding sequence ATGGATTTTTCTGCAATTATTGCCGAAGAGCTTAACCTTGAAGTATGGCGCGTCGCCAAGGCGCTCGAACTGATGGACCAGGGTGGTACCATCCCCTTTATCGCCCGTTACCGTAAAGACCAGACGGGTACACTGAACGAAATTGAACTGCGCGACATCAGCCACCGTCGCGACTACCTGCAAGAACTGGTAGACCGTAAAGAAACGATTCTCAAGAGCATCGAAGAACAGGGCAAGCTCACGCCCGAACTCAAGGCACAGATCGAAGCCTGTAAAGATAAGACTCTCCTCGAAGATATTTACGCCCCTTACAAGCCCAAGAAGCGCACCCGCGCCACGGCCGCCAAGGAACTGGGCCTCGAACCTTTGGCCCGCCTGATGTGGGCACAGGAAGAAACCGGCAACACCGCAGAACAGATTGCCCTGATTTACCTGTCCGAAGAAAAGGGCCTTGCCGACCCGAAGGCTGCCCTCAAGGGTGCCGCCGACATTTTGGCCGAAGAAGTGGCCGACAACACCGAATTCCGTCAGTACCTGCGTAACAAGATGGAAAAGACCGGTGTCATGATTTCCAAGGTCAAGAAGGACTTCGAAGGCCAGGAAACCAAGTTCAAGGATTACTACGACTACAGCGAACAGGTGTCCAAGATCCCGAGCCACCGTATGCTGGCTCTCCGCCGCGGCGAAAAGGAAAAGGTGCTCCGCCTTTCTATCGAAGTGCCGAACGAAGAAATGATCGGCTACCTCAAGCAGCAGATTATCAAGGGCAACACCACTTGGACTCCGTATCTGGAAGCCATGTGCCAGGATGCCTGGGAACGCCTGCTCCAGCCGAGTATGGAAAGCGAAGTGCGCCTGATGCTCAAGGACGCCGCCGAAGAAGAAGCTTTCAAGGTGTTCAGCAAGAACCTGCAGGACGTTTTGCTCGCCGCTCCGGCCGGCCACAAGGCTGTGCTCGCTCTCGACCCGGGTTTCCGTACGGGTTGCAAGGTGGCTGTGCTCGACGAAAACGGCAAGTTCATGGATCACGGCATTATCAAGCCCCATGAACCGTGGAACGACAAGGCCGGTGCCGCCGTGTACCTGATGGGCCTTATCGACAAGTACAAGATTGACTTGATTGCAATCGGTAACGGTACCGCTAGCCGCGAAACGGATGCCTTCTGCGCCGAAATGTCCGCCAAGTTCAAGGGCAAGGTTCCGCCGCGCGTGATCGTTTCTGAAGCAGGTGCATCTGTGTACAGCGCAAGCATGATTGCTATCCAGGAATTCCCGAAGGAAGATGTGACGACTCGTGGCGCCATTTCGATTGGCCGCCGCTTGCAGGACCCGCTTGCCGAACTTGTAAAGGTGGACCCGCAGTCTATTGGCGTTGGCCAGTACCAGCACGACGTGAACCAGCGCGAACTCAAGAAGCGCCTGGACGAAGTGGTGGAAAGCTGCGTGAACATGGTCGGCGTCGACGTGAACAGCGCTTCTGCTCCGCTGCTTTCTCATGTGGCAGGCCTCAGCAATACTTTGTCCGAAGCCATCGTGAAGTACCGCGAAGAAAACGGTGCTTACGCTAGCCGCGAAGCTTTGAAGAATGTGAAGGGCTTCGGTCCGAAGGCCTTTGAACAGGCCGCAGGCTTTATGCGCATTCCGGGTGCCGAAAACCCGCTGGATGATTCTGCCGTTCACCCCGAAAACTACGCCCTTGTAGAAAAGATGGCCGAAAAGGCCGGCGTTTCTGTGAAGGACATGGTGGGTAACGCCGAAGCCGTGAAGGCGATCAACCTCGAAGAATTCCTCTCTGACGAAGTGGGTAAGGCTACTTTGGACGACATCATGAAGGAACTCCAGAAGCCGAGCCGTGACCCGCGTAAGGAATTCCGCTATGCCAAATTCGACGACAAGATCCGCACCATTCAGGACCTGATTACGGGTAGCTGGATGGAAGGTGTCGTGACCAACGTGGCAAACTTTGGTGCCTTCGTGGACATTGGCGTTCACCAGGACGGCCTCGTGCATGTTTCTGAAATCAGCGACAAGTTCGTAGAAGACGCCAAGACGGTTTTGACCGTGGGCGATATCGTGAAGGTGCGCGTGGTCGCAGTCGATGTGGGTCAGAAGCGCATTAGCCTTTCGATGAAGCAGGAATCTACCGACGGCGTTGCCGGTGCCGGCGCTAATGGCCCGCGTGGCCAGCGCGCAGGCGGTAACCGCGGCGGATTCGGTGGCCACGGCCGCGATGGTCGCGGCAATGCCCGCCCGCAGGGCGGCATCCAGGGCCATGCAACGCTTGCGGACCTCAAGGCAAAAATCGCCGGCAAGGACCGCCCGGGTGCAGCTCCGAAGAAGACGAACGCCATGCCCGGCAAGATGAGCGCCCTTCTGAAGAACTTTAAAAAAGGCATGTAG
- a CDS encoding glycosyltransferase: MFFTVLTYLVIGLLAVFGLFYIVLEARFFRALGSVRVGNSDVEPAPKVSILIAARNEAAGIRETLDSVLAQDYRGEWDVWVADDRSDDETPAILAEYAAKNPRLHVLTIKEIPEGVSPKKHALSLLIEACEGEILCLTDADCLVKPTWVTGITAEFEPGIELVAGHSYIPTIPGKSSVLICMQAIETLIYRVAGTAGLAMRLPLTSTGNNLAYRKSFFKSVHGFDNVIKIQSGDDDLLMQKLAADRPWAMRYCIAESTFVTTNGKETLKELWEQRKRWASKTIYYTPKIVFVLSMVFLFLTMQCIAAVLSPFSFEIFIATIIAFVAKCVGDLVLILRGLRIFRQEHLLKWCIPVEFIHAPFTVLAVLFGLFGRFKWK; this comes from the coding sequence ATGTTTTTTACGGTGCTCACATACCTGGTCATCGGCCTTTTGGCTGTGTTCGGACTATTCTATATAGTCTTGGAGGCGCGGTTCTTCCGTGCGCTGGGTTCGGTGCGCGTGGGGAACTCCGACGTGGAGCCCGCCCCCAAGGTGAGCATCTTGATTGCCGCGCGCAATGAGGCGGCCGGCATACGCGAGACCTTGGACTCGGTTTTGGCCCAGGACTACCGTGGCGAATGGGACGTCTGGGTGGCCGATGACCGAAGTGACGACGAAACTCCGGCTATTTTGGCCGAATATGCTGCCAAGAACCCCAGACTGCACGTTTTGACGATCAAAGAGATTCCGGAAGGGGTCAGCCCGAAAAAGCATGCGCTTTCGCTGCTGATCGAGGCATGCGAAGGCGAAATTCTGTGCCTGACCGACGCCGACTGCCTGGTAAAGCCCACCTGGGTCACGGGCATTACGGCCGAATTCGAACCGGGCATTGAACTGGTGGCCGGACATTCCTACATTCCCACAATCCCCGGTAAGTCAAGCGTGCTCATTTGCATGCAGGCTATCGAGACGCTAATCTACCGCGTCGCAGGCACCGCGGGCCTCGCCATGCGACTCCCGCTCACGAGCACCGGTAACAACCTCGCCTACCGCAAGAGCTTCTTCAAAAGCGTGCACGGGTTCGACAACGTCATCAAGATCCAGAGCGGCGACGACGACCTGCTAATGCAAAAACTGGCTGCCGACCGCCCCTGGGCCATGCGATACTGCATCGCCGAAAGCACCTTCGTGACCACCAACGGCAAAGAAACCTTGAAGGAGCTCTGGGAGCAACGCAAGCGCTGGGCGTCGAAGACTATCTATTATACACCGAAAATCGTATTTGTACTCAGCATGGTATTCCTGTTCCTGACCATGCAGTGTATAGCGGCGGTACTTTCGCCGTTCAGTTTCGAGATTTTTATCGCGACAATTATCGCATTTGTCGCCAAATGTGTTGGTGATTTGGTTTTAATTCTTCGCGGGCTTAGGATCTTTAGGCAGGAACACCTTTTAAAATGGTGCATTCCTGTTGAATTTATCCACGCCCCCTTTACCGTGCTGGCCGTGCTTTTTGGCCTGTTCGGACGATTCAAATGGAAATAA
- a CDS encoding TIGR02147 family protein, giving the protein MCIALEHLFDYDDFRKFLQDYFEEQKKMRAVFSHRFFAAKAGFSSSSYCLNVIRGRFNLTPKSIEKIAKAMDFEPLQKAYFEALVQYNQAQQVNERENAWEQIVQIRKQIEFTHVTTREQAYFSKWYYPVVREMAVNADWHDDYMVLARMLTPQITTEEARDAVKKLLEWNLIKKVGDHYEETSQMLDAAEIPPISLRQIRREYIQHAIGAVESMPKNERFAAFTTLAMSESSYNYAVEVLEDARKKIIAKAANDPNVERVYEMMLVAFPMSKKIEKEAK; this is encoded by the coding sequence ATGTGTATTGCGCTAGAACATCTGTTTGATTACGACGACTTCCGCAAGTTCCTGCAAGACTACTTTGAGGAACAGAAAAAAATGCGGGCCGTCTTTTCGCACCGATTCTTCGCGGCGAAGGCGGGTTTCAGCAGTTCGTCTTACTGCCTGAACGTCATCCGCGGGCGCTTTAACCTCACGCCAAAGTCTATCGAAAAAATCGCGAAGGCGATGGATTTCGAACCGTTGCAGAAGGCGTATTTCGAGGCCCTGGTGCAGTACAACCAGGCCCAGCAGGTTAACGAGCGCGAAAACGCCTGGGAACAGATTGTCCAGATCCGCAAACAAATCGAATTTACACACGTGACTACTCGTGAACAGGCCTACTTTAGCAAGTGGTACTATCCGGTGGTCCGCGAAATGGCGGTGAACGCCGACTGGCACGACGACTACATGGTGCTGGCCCGCATGCTCACTCCGCAGATCACGACCGAAGAGGCCCGCGACGCTGTCAAGAAACTTCTGGAATGGAATTTGATCAAGAAGGTGGGCGACCATTACGAAGAGACTTCGCAAATGCTCGATGCCGCCGAGATTCCGCCGATTTCTTTGCGCCAGATCCGCCGCGAATATATTCAGCACGCCATCGGTGCCGTGGAATCCATGCCCAAGAACGAACGTTTTGCCGCGTTCACCACCTTGGCCATGAGCGAAAGTTCTTATAATTACGCTGTTGAAGTTCTTGAAGACGCCCGCAAGAAGATTATTGCGAAGGCGGCGAACGATCCCAATGTGGAGCGAGTTTACGAGATGATGCTTGTGGCGTTCCCGATGAGTAAGAAGATTGAAAAGGAGGCAAAATAA
- a CDS encoding queuosine precursor transporter produces MQNEIILIASIFVFFGGLVAFFRFFGKQGIFAWTVICTIAANIEVLILVHAFGLDTTLGNVIFASTFLATDIMSEIYGKKEASRCVKIGILANVTFILISQSWFLYIPAAGDTMAEPIRTVFANTPRVMLASLFAYAICEMFDVWAYHAWWKWTENKFGEKKSFLWLRNNGSTLISQLINVVVFNLLAFAGVFPWNTIGEILVFGYGIFIVTSLMDTPFVYLARRISEKHPELLKD; encoded by the coding sequence ATGCAGAACGAAATCATCCTTATCGCCTCTATCTTTGTATTCTTCGGCGGCCTCGTCGCCTTTTTCCGCTTCTTCGGCAAGCAGGGCATTTTCGCCTGGACGGTGATTTGCACCATTGCCGCCAACATCGAAGTCCTGATTCTGGTGCACGCCTTCGGGCTCGACACCACGCTCGGCAACGTGATTTTCGCCTCGACATTCCTCGCCACCGATATCATGAGTGAAATTTACGGCAAGAAAGAAGCAAGCCGCTGCGTTAAAATCGGCATTCTCGCCAACGTGACCTTCATTCTGATTTCGCAGAGCTGGTTCCTGTACATTCCGGCTGCCGGCGACACCATGGCAGAACCGATCCGCACCGTGTTCGCCAACACCCCCCGCGTGATGCTAGCCAGCCTGTTCGCCTACGCCATTTGCGAAATGTTCGACGTGTGGGCCTACCATGCCTGGTGGAAATGGACCGAAAACAAGTTCGGCGAAAAGAAGAGCTTCTTGTGGCTGCGTAACAACGGCTCGACGCTCATTAGCCAGCTGATCAACGTAGTCGTGTTCAACCTGTTGGCCTTCGCCGGCGTGTTCCCGTGGAATACGATTGGCGAAATCCTGGTCTTCGGTTACGGAATCTTTATCGTGACATCGCTGATGGACACCCCGTTCGTGTACCTCGCACGCCGCATTTCCGAAAAGCACCCGGAATTGCTGAAAGACTAA